One stretch of Pedobacter riviphilus DNA includes these proteins:
- a CDS encoding endonuclease toxin domain-containing protein has product MAIGGVINDPSNPESWGHLASTAILYKGLLKENPSIFQFEPNVRGFAYEKMKGGNLPNNFPTIDKLYGNEVTSIKSIDLKSKSYKSGKLLYNTLKKYVDALEKFKSGQAGGKSITPMDYNSKSLDVGYQNGVATKSQLEIFNQIKEYGKEKNINVEFNKVK; this is encoded by the coding sequence ATGGCAATTGGAGGGGTCATAAATGATCCGTCAAATCCAGAAAGCTGGGGACATTTAGCTTCCACAGCTATTTTATATAAAGGTTTACTTAAAGAAAACCCATCAATATTTCAGTTTGAACCAAATGTTAGAGGATTTGCTTATGAAAAAATGAAAGGTGGCAATTTACCAAATAATTTCCCAACAATTGATAAACTTTATGGTAACGAAGTAACCAGTATAAAATCAATCGATCTCAAATCAAAATCCTATAAATCAGGAAAGCTTTTGTATAATACCCTAAAAAAATATGTAGATGCATTAGAAAAATTTAAATCTGGTCAAGCAGGTGGCAAAAGTATAACACCTATGGATTATAATTCTAAAAGTTTAGATGTTGGTTACCAAAATGGAGTTGCAACAAAATCACAATTAGAAATATTTAATCAAATAAAAGAATATGGTAAGGAGAAAAATATTAATGTTGAATTTAATAAAGTAAAATAG
- a CDS encoding REP-associated tyrosine transposase, translating into MSRKYKFYNKEGLYFVSFATVYWIDVFVRLQYFNILIAGLDYCRKNKGMEIYCWCIMPSHVHLIFSAKNNNPGDTLRDFKVHTSKKLQKEISENIQESRREWLLWMFKRAGEKNSNVTNGQFWQQHNKPIELWSNEVIDQKVDYIHNNPVEAGFVAEDYHWKYSSAIDFSGEKGLLEIDII; encoded by the coding sequence ATGAGCAGAAAATACAAGTTTTATAACAAAGAGGGCCTATATTTTGTCAGCTTTGCAACTGTATATTGGATTGATGTTTTTGTTCGATTGCAATATTTTAACATTTTGATAGCGGGCTTAGATTATTGTCGAAAAAATAAAGGCATGGAAATTTATTGCTGGTGCATAATGCCTAGCCATGTACATTTAATATTCAGTGCAAAAAATAATAATCCAGGCGATACACTACGCGATTTTAAAGTACACACATCCAAGAAACTTCAAAAGGAGATTAGTGAAAATATACAAGAAAGTAGAAGAGAGTGGCTGCTTTGGATGTTTAAACGAGCAGGAGAGAAAAACAGTAATGTAACAAATGGCCAATTTTGGCAACAGCATAATAAGCCTATTGAGCTGTGGTCAAATGAAGTAATTGATCAAAAAGTCGATTATATTCACAACAATCCGGTTGAGGCAGGCTTTGTAGCAGAAGATTATCATTGGAAGTATAGTAGTGCAATAGATTTTTCTGGAGAAAAGGGTTTGTTAGAAATCGATATAATTTAA